The Methanothrix soehngenii GP6 genome has a window encoding:
- the asnB gene encoding asparagine synthase (glutamine-hydrolyzing) gives MCGINGFNWKDEYIIEKMNSSLRHRGPDDEGIYVDEEVSLGHLRLSIIDLSENGHQPMSDRQDKFFIIYNGEVYNFQALREELELLGYSFKSNTDTEVILYSYMQWKERCLEKFNGMFAFAVYDSESKRLFLARDRMGIKPLYYYFDEKNEVFLFSSEIPPLLEHKIDIEPNKKLIKDYLLYNVSDHTDETFFGGIKKIPKGCYATFDLMRCELEIKEWYNIKYNERFAGTYEEAISTFRDLMVDSVDIRLISDVPVGTCLSGGIDSSAIACLINRKMKIKTFSAVYNGYERDESRYISIVAEKTGMANYRVHPTAEKLREDLFKIIKLIGEPFPSASIYAQNCVQKLAKGNDVTVVLDGQGADELLAGYHYFLGFYLVDLLKTLRLKRFASECYNLIKGKEYMIGIQSSLYLLLPIFIREQIFLRESLLSREMMNGSVATTEYFKNFSDCRSLGQSLEFHLKYRLEQLLKWEDRNSMGNQTESRVPFLDYRIIEFISGLPDDFIIREGRTKALLRDAMIDIVPSEILKRRDKIGYETPDAYWLKTEDFEKLLSDWFLRGEPLCREYIDLKKLRHQIKEHIHKNKNHARNLWKAIFLEAWLKTFFPNRNRM, from the coding sequence ATGTGTGGAATCAATGGTTTTAACTGGAAAGACGAATATATAATAGAAAAAATGAACTCCAGTTTGCGGCATAGGGGTCCAGATGATGAAGGAATTTATGTCGATGAAGAGGTTTCATTAGGGCACTTGCGCCTGTCCATCATCGACCTATCCGAAAATGGCCATCAACCGATGTCTGATCGTCAAGATAAATTTTTTATAATATATAACGGAGAGGTTTATAATTTTCAGGCTCTTAGAGAGGAGCTGGAATTACTGGGATATTCATTTAAATCCAATACGGATACAGAGGTCATATTATATTCCTATATGCAATGGAAAGAGCGATGTCTGGAAAAGTTCAATGGAATGTTTGCCTTTGCAGTATACGATTCTGAAAGCAAGAGACTTTTTTTGGCGAGAGATCGTATGGGAATTAAGCCGCTATATTATTATTTCGATGAAAAAAACGAAGTTTTTTTGTTTTCTTCGGAGATTCCACCCCTGCTGGAACACAAGATCGATATCGAACCGAACAAAAAGTTGATAAAAGATTATTTACTTTATAATGTATCGGATCACACTGACGAGACTTTCTTTGGCGGGATAAAGAAGATTCCCAAAGGCTGCTATGCCACCTTTGATCTCATGCGATGTGAGTTAGAGATAAAAGAGTGGTATAATATAAAATATAATGAGAGATTCGCAGGCACATACGAGGAGGCAATATCTACATTTAGAGATTTGATGGTGGATAGTGTGGATATCAGATTGATCAGCGATGTTCCAGTGGGCACATGTCTGAGCGGGGGAATCGATTCATCTGCCATTGCATGCTTGATAAACAGGAAAATGAAGATAAAGACATTTTCAGCGGTCTACAATGGCTATGAGAGAGATGAATCAAGATACATATCGATTGTGGCAGAGAAGACGGGCATGGCCAACTACAGAGTTCACCCCACTGCGGAAAAGCTGAGAGAGGATTTGTTTAAAATTATTAAATTAATTGGAGAGCCTTTTCCCTCCGCCTCCATTTATGCCCAAAATTGCGTGCAGAAATTGGCCAAGGGCAATGATGTCACTGTGGTGCTGGACGGTCAGGGTGCAGATGAGCTTCTGGCTGGATATCACTATTTTCTAGGTTTTTATCTAGTAGACTTATTAAAAACCTTAAGGCTAAAGAGGTTCGCCTCTGAATGCTACAATTTGATTAAGGGCAAGGAATATATGATCGGCATCCAGTCTTCATTATATCTTTTGCTGCCCATATTTATAAGAGAGCAGATTTTTCTGCGCGAATCCCTGCTATCCAGAGAAATGATGAACGGATCCGTTGCCACGACAGAATACTTTAAAAATTTTTCCGATTGCAGATCCTTGGGACAATCCCTGGAGTTCCATCTGAAATACCGGCTAGAGCAGCTATTGAAATGGGAGGACAGAAACTCAATGGGAAATCAAACCGAATCACGAGTTCCGTTTCTTGATTATAGAATAATTGAATTCATATCGGGATTGCCTGACGACTTCATAATAAGAGAAGGAAGAACTAAGGCACTGCTCAGGGATGCGATGATCGATATCGTGCCCAGTGAGATATTAAAGAGACGGGATAAGATCGGATATGAGACCCCTGATGCATATTGGCTGAAGACCGAGGACTTCGAAAAGCTTTTGAGCGATTGGTTTTTAAGGGGCGAACCCCTGTGCAGAGAGTACATTGATCTGAAAAAGCTGCGCCATCAGATAAAAGAGCATATACATAAGAACAAAAATCACGCTCGAAATCTATGGAAGGCCATCTTCCTGGAAGCCTGGCTTAAAACCTTTTTTCCCAACAGGAATCGGATGTAA
- a CDS encoding GDP-mannose 4,6-dehydratase, producing MDNHWSRKKVLVTGAGGFIGSHLIERLIDLGADVKGFARYNSRNDWGLLEIIPSQKLDSLQIISGDLQDYDAVFSAVRDVDVIFHLGSLISIPYSYIRPRDTIENNILSTLNILTAARDLGVEKVVHTSSSEVYGTALYVPIDEKHPLQGQSPYSASKIGADKIAESFYCSFDLPVATIRPFNTYGPRQSARAIIPTIITQAIEQEKIKLGSLFPTRDYTFVKDTVNGFIRTAESKSSIGEVINIGSNFEISMGDLAQRISSLLNKDIMIMQDSSRVRPLKSEVKRLWCDNAKAKRLLGWEPQVSLDEGLKETIEWISENKKMIKLVKC from the coding sequence ATGGATAATCATTGGAGCAGAAAAAAGGTATTAGTCACTGGAGCAGGTGGCTTTATAGGGAGCCATCTTATTGAGCGTCTTATAGATTTAGGCGCTGATGTAAAGGGCTTTGCAAGATACAATTCGAGGAACGATTGGGGATTGCTGGAGATAATCCCATCCCAAAAGCTCGATTCTCTGCAGATCATTTCAGGAGATCTTCAGGATTATGATGCGGTATTTAGCGCAGTTAGAGACGTAGATGTTATTTTTCATCTCGGATCGTTGATATCAATCCCTTACTCATATATTAGGCCCAGAGATACTATTGAAAATAACATATTAAGTACATTGAATATCCTCACGGCAGCGAGGGATTTGGGTGTGGAGAAGGTCGTCCATACATCCTCCAGCGAGGTCTACGGCACAGCCTTATATGTGCCCATCGACGAAAAGCATCCACTTCAGGGCCAGTCCCCCTATTCCGCCAGCAAGATAGGAGCGGATAAAATAGCGGAGAGCTTTTATTGCTCTTTTGATCTGCCTGTGGCAACGATCAGGCCCTTTAATACATACGGACCCAGGCAGTCTGCGAGAGCGATAATCCCCACGATCATAACTCAAGCTATTGAGCAAGAGAAGATAAAATTGGGATCCTTATTCCCTACACGGGATTATACATTCGTCAAAGACACCGTAAATGGATTTATAAGGACGGCTGAATCAAAAAGCTCCATTGGAGAGGTGATCAACATCGGTTCAAATTTTGAGATATCCATGGGGGACCTGGCCCAGAGAATCTCATCATTATTGAACAAAGATATTATGATAATGCAGGATTCGTCAAGAGTCCGACCTCTTAAAAGCGAGGTAAAGAGACTGTGGTGTGACAATGCAAAAGCCAAGAGATTGCTGGGATGGGAACCGCAGGTCTCCTTAGATGAGGGCCTGAAGGAGACAATAGAATGGATTTCCGAGAATAAAAAAATGATCAAATTAGTAAAATGCTAG
- a CDS encoding glycosyltransferase, whose product MSNRKSLLAITPTYNYFVKDQIESISSDFKSIDVFVYHNPITEISNYLPIHELSLFTKKSLIEYSGKPENVSVSTVPTFFIPIDYQYRHLGEKHYRKILNMIVQKKREPDLIHSHFVWTSGYVGARLKERYHIPLIISGYGYDLYDLPFKNPQWRERIRGILNDSDCIITVSNRLADYIRKLDVNTPVEILPTGYDGKRFYPRDQQACRRTLRLPEKKRIILTIGSLVKVKGHIDLIHAISELEGRSKDILCIILGEGNLRNELQKEIKKCGLEEVIKLVGRKPREELPLWINACDIFVLPSLNEGNPTVMFEALACGIPFVSTDVGGVSDIITSKEYGLICECNDCMDLCNKMLDALNIKWNRDAIQSHALQYEWDRQRQNLLEIYKKFM is encoded by the coding sequence ATGTCAAACCGAAAAAGCCTCCTGGCAATTACCCCTACCTACAACTATTTTGTCAAAGATCAGATAGAGTCCATATCCAGTGATTTTAAATCGATTGATGTCTTCGTATACCATAATCCAATCACTGAGATATCAAATTATTTGCCCATTCACGAGTTGAGCCTCTTTACAAAAAAGTCCCTAATAGAGTATTCTGGCAAGCCAGAGAATGTGTCGGTATCAACAGTTCCGACCTTTTTTATCCCCATTGATTATCAATACCGCCATTTAGGAGAGAAGCATTATCGAAAGATTTTAAATATGATTGTCCAGAAGAAGCGGGAGCCCGACCTTATTCATTCTCATTTCGTATGGACATCGGGCTATGTGGGAGCCAGGCTAAAGGAAAGATACCATATACCACTGATCATCTCAGGATACGGATATGACCTATATGATCTACCATTCAAGAATCCTCAATGGAGAGAGAGAATCCGGGGCATATTGAACGATTCTGATTGCATAATCACCGTCAGCAACCGCCTCGCGGATTATATTAGGAAACTAGATGTAAATACACCGGTAGAGATCTTGCCAACAGGATATGATGGCAAACGCTTCTATCCCCGCGATCAGCAGGCATGCAGAAGAACATTAAGACTGCCTGAGAAAAAAAGGATAATCCTGACCATTGGAAGCCTGGTAAAGGTTAAGGGGCACATAGACCTCATCCATGCCATCAGTGAGCTTGAAGGAAGATCAAAAGACATTTTATGTATAATCTTAGGAGAGGGAAATCTCAGAAATGAACTGCAGAAGGAGATAAAAAAATGTGGCCTCGAAGAGGTCATAAAGCTCGTTGGAAGGAAGCCCAGAGAGGAGCTCCCTCTGTGGATAAATGCCTGTGACATATTTGTGCTGCCAAGCTTGAACGAGGGAAACCCTACGGTGATGTTTGAGGCTCTGGCCTGCGGCATACCTTTTGTTAGCACCGATGTGGGCGGGGTCTCAGATATCATCACATCAAAAGAGTATGGCCTCATATGCGAGTGCAATGATTGCATGGATTTATGCAATAAAATGCTCGATGCGCTGAATATAAAATGGAATAGAGATGCAATCCAAAGCCATGCACTGCAATATGAATGGGACAGACAGAGACAGAACCTGCTTGAAATTTATAAAAAATTCATGTGA
- a CDS encoding glycosyltransferase: MIFVTVGMHNQGFDRLIEKCDLLAGQIEDKMIIQKGSTSYCPRNAEYFDFASNEEFLKLIRQSSTVITHDGAGSILNCLLNKKRTIVVPRLKEYNECRYDNKLDLALELHKMKKIHLVTDLALLTPELIREAKAANSDQFENTLLINIKKYITK; the protein is encoded by the coding sequence ATGATCTTCGTGACCGTTGGCATGCATAATCAGGGTTTCGACAGACTAATAGAAAAATGCGACCTTCTTGCAGGACAAATCGAGGATAAAATGATAATACAAAAGGGATCTACCAGTTACTGCCCGCGAAATGCCGAATACTTCGACTTTGCCAGCAATGAAGAATTCCTGAAGCTCATAAGACAATCCTCCACAGTAATAACCCATGATGGTGCAGGCTCTATTCTCAACTGCCTCCTGAATAAAAAAAGGACTATTGTCGTGCCAAGATTGAAGGAGTATAATGAATGCAGATATGACAATAAATTGGATTTGGCTTTGGAATTGCATAAGATGAAAAAGATACATCTGGTAACAGATCTTGCTTTGCTTACTCCAGAGTTAATTAGAGAAGCAAAAGCTGCAAATAGCGACCAATTTGAGAATACTTTGCTTATTAATATTAAAAAATACATAACAAAATAA
- a CDS encoding thioredoxin family protein encodes MTKPILMDFYADWCGPCKQQGPIFEALAEKMKDVADFKKINVDREGDLAMEKGIFVVPTLILERDGVEINRWMGLASEKELADAINKSLE; translated from the coding sequence GACAAAGCCAATACTGATGGACTTTTATGCAGACTGGTGCGGGCCGTGCAAGCAGCAGGGTCCCATCTTCGAGGCATTGGCCGAGAAGATGAAGGATGTGGCTGATTTCAAGAAGATCAATGTTGACCGGGAGGGAGACCTGGCCATGGAGAAGGGCATATTTGTGGTGCCCACATTGATACTGGAGAGAGATGGCGTAGAGATCAATAGATGGATGGGGCTCGCCTCTGAGAAGGAGCTGGCCGATGCCATCAACAAGTCCTTAGAGTAA
- a CDS encoding nucleotidyltransferase family protein: protein MKAVILAGGLGTRLKPYTTVFPKPLMPIGESPILEIIVKQLKAKGFNEITLAVGHLSELIMAFFNNGSKYGLKIEYSKEEKKLGTAGGLGLLKNKLEDDFLVMNGDVLTGLDFSEFLEFHKETGSIATIALNRRHVDIDFGVVELDENRTLIGYIEKPKIDYLVSMGVYAFNESILEYIPSHEYLDIPDLMKRLLSEGEKVNGFIHDGYWLDIGRPDDYIKANEDIQKIYRELGVSIDEA, encoded by the coding sequence ATGAAGGCCGTGATCCTCGCGGGTGGGCTGGGCACGAGACTCAAGCCCTATACTACCGTTTTTCCCAAACCTCTCATGCCTATTGGAGAGTCACCCATTTTGGAGATAATCGTCAAGCAATTGAAAGCCAAAGGCTTCAATGAGATCACCCTGGCAGTTGGACATCTATCGGAATTGATTATGGCTTTTTTTAATAACGGCAGCAAATACGGGCTAAAGATAGAATATTCTAAAGAAGAGAAGAAACTTGGAACCGCCGGGGGGTTGGGCCTGCTAAAGAACAAGCTAGAGGACGATTTTCTGGTGATGAATGGTGATGTCCTGACAGGCCTGGATTTTTCTGAATTCCTTGAATTTCACAAAGAAACGGGATCAATAGCAACCATAGCGCTCAATAGAAGACACGTTGATATTGATTTCGGCGTGGTTGAGCTCGATGAGAACAGGACTCTCATTGGATATATCGAAAAGCCAAAGATCGATTATCTGGTAAGCATGGGCGTTTACGCATTTAATGAAAGCATTCTCGAATATATACCGTCACACGAATATTTGGATATCCCAGATTTGATGAAGAGATTGCTCTCCGAAGGGGAGAAGGTCAATGGTTTCATCCATGATGGATACTGGCTGGATATCGGAAGGCCAGATGATTACATTAAAGCTAATGAAGATATACAGAAAATATATCGCGAGCTGGGAGTAAGCATAGATGAGGCTTAG
- a CDS encoding MBL fold metallo-hydrolase: MQEGGKSKGGIEPVRRINSRGSCAPHLAIRFDSHLFSIDTSRAPKACTQPDAYLITHAHSDHYGKSAMNSPRAVASVQTARALEIRYGREYMGRTFEVGESIMVDEVRINTHPTGHTIGSSAFSWQTETGERVLVTGDVKDYHHLPRCDYLVTEANYGDPYDPSCIFEDDLAGFYEALEEGASFGAYAFGKAQRAVALMRAMGYKDEIGMDEKCLALTQELMKEVAGPLTPINGSGFNVVTPWSLYQVPGRNKYFLTGRRDSHYPTIQLSDHLDFRGLMRMIEHISPRKLLVYHPASERASLLAHYLQQCGMDTTCLDLIEEYVR; the protein is encoded by the coding sequence ATGCAGGAAGGCGGCAAATCGAAGGGCGGAATTGAGCCAGTCAGAAGGATCAACAGCCGCGGCAGCTGTGCGCCCCACCTCGCCATTCGCTTCGATTCCCATCTATTCTCCATAGATACCAGCCGCGCTCCCAAGGCCTGCACCCAGCCGGATGCCTATCTCATCACCCATGCCCATAGCGATCACTATGGCAAGTCGGCCATGAACTCGCCAAGAGCGGTGGCTTCCGTCCAAACGGCCCGCGCTCTGGAGATTCGTTATGGCCGGGAGTACATGGGCCGAACCTTTGAGGTGGGCGAGAGCATCATGGTGGATGAGGTCAGGATTAACACCCATCCCACCGGCCACACCATAGGCTCCTCTGCCTTCTCCTGGCAGACGGAGACCGGGGAGAGGGTGCTGGTCACCGGGGATGTTAAGGACTACCATCACCTTCCTCGCTGCGACTATCTGGTCACCGAGGCCAACTATGGCGATCCCTATGATCCCTCCTGCATCTTCGAGGATGATCTGGCCGGATTTTATGAGGCTTTGGAGGAGGGGGCGAGCTTCGGGGCCTATGCCTTCGGCAAAGCCCAGAGAGCTGTGGCTCTGATGAGGGCCATGGGCTACAAGGATGAGATCGGCATGGACGAGAAGTGCCTGGCCCTGACACAGGAATTGATGAAGGAGGTGGCAGGACCCCTGACCCCGATTAACGGTAGCGGCTTTAATGTGGTCACACCCTGGAGCCTTTATCAGGTTCCGGGAAGAAATAAGTACTTTTTAACCGGGCGAAGGGATAGTCATTACCCCACCATCCAGCTCAGCGACCATCTGGACTTTCGGGGACTGATGAGGATGATAGAGCATATATCGCCCCGGAAGCTCCTGGTCTACCATCCGGCCAGCGAGAGGGCAAGCCTTTTGGCTCACTATCTGCAGCAATGCGGCATGGATACGACCTGTCTTGATCTGATCGAGGAGTATGTAAGGTGA
- the pssD gene encoding PssD/Cps14F family polysaccharide biosynthesis glycosyltransferase: MKIAIVCSHGGHLTQMLYLMDAFKGNDIIIITYDSKRTQELDYKKYLVKNIGYNPVRMLTAAITFLRVFSRYRPDLIISNGSEIAIPALYIGRLLGAKIIFIESWARVNNPSLTGRLVYPIADHFLVQWPQLISKYGKKAVFEGALI; encoded by the coding sequence ATGAAGATAGCGATTGTATGCTCTCATGGAGGACATCTCACTCAAATGCTATATCTGATGGATGCATTTAAAGGTAACGATATTATAATTATTACCTATGACTCCAAGAGAACGCAAGAGTTGGATTATAAAAAATATTTAGTGAAAAATATAGGCTATAATCCTGTGAGGATGCTCACGGCAGCAATTACATTTCTCAGAGTATTTTCAAGATACAGGCCCGATCTTATAATCAGCAATGGATCTGAGATAGCCATCCCTGCATTATACATTGGGAGACTACTGGGCGCGAAAATCATATTCATAGAGAGCTGGGCAAGGGTGAATAATCCTTCCCTCACCGGCAGGCTTGTATATCCTATTGCGGATCATTTTTTGGTTCAATGGCCGCAGTTGATTTCCAAATATGGAAAGAAAGCGGTATTTGAGGGGGCTTTAATATGA
- a CDS encoding glycosyltransferase family 2 protein, which yields METLVGEITAILPAYNEEVSIGSIVLRTRKFADRVIVVDDGSLDRTAEVAALAGAQVLRHEMNLGKGAALKTGFSLLNGDAVIVTIDTDGQHDPADIPRLVRPILKGEADMVNGSRYLNGNKRDTPIYRRMGQKVLDVATNIGCGLSVTDTQSGFRAFAGRTKGIFRFEQKGLAIESEMLADAASAGLRIKEVEIGVRYDVNCSSENPVVHGLRVLINVLQDMQLRKPLICFTIPGLAMAAAGILMGLEFLQAFAHGGSLQYGLALIMILLVLLGSFLALTGMVLHILSRVMHEFKRELMAQGRQNKEAD from the coding sequence GTGGAGACTTTGGTGGGGGAGATCACAGCCATATTGCCTGCCTATAACGAGGAGGTATCCATAGGCAGCATCGTCCTGCGCACCCGCAAGTTCGCTGACCGGGTGATAGTAGTAGATGATGGCAGTCTCGACCGAACCGCTGAGGTTGCAGCGCTGGCAGGCGCTCAGGTGCTGCGCCATGAAATGAACCTGGGAAAGGGAGCGGCCCTCAAGACTGGCTTCTCCTTACTCAATGGCGATGCAGTTATCGTCACCATCGACACCGACGGGCAGCACGATCCGGCTGACATCCCACGCCTGGTTCGTCCCATACTAAAGGGAGAAGCGGATATGGTCAACGGCAGCCGTTATCTCAACGGCAATAAGAGAGATACGCCCATATATCGTCGAATGGGCCAGAAGGTTCTGGATGTGGCCACCAACATAGGCTGTGGCCTATCAGTAACCGATACCCAGAGCGGATTCAGGGCCTTTGCTGGCCGGACCAAGGGGATATTCCGTTTTGAACAGAAGGGGCTGGCAATAGAGAGCGAGATGCTGGCCGACGCCGCTTCTGCGGGCCTGCGCATCAAGGAGGTAGAAATCGGGGTGCGCTATGATGTGAATTGCTCCTCAGAGAACCCAGTGGTCCATGGACTCAGGGTACTGATCAATGTCTTACAGGACATGCAGCTGCGAAAGCCTCTAATATGCTTCACCATTCCTGGATTGGCAATGGCGGCGGCAGGAATATTAATGGGGCTGGAATTCCTCCAAGCCTTTGCTCATGGAGGGAGCCTGCAATACGGCCTTGCTTTAATAATGATCTTGCTTGTGCTGCTGGGATCATTTCTCGCGCTCACAGGTATGGTTCTCCATATACTCTCGAGGGTTATGCACGAGTTTAAAAGAGAGCTCATGGCGCAGGGAAGGCAAAACAAGGAGGCGGACTAG
- a CDS encoding NAD-dependent epimerase/dehydratase family protein, with protein sequence MRLSEKRVIITGANGFVGRHLVNALNGMGSSVTLLKDINGNSLDIRKKNLIKSSLDYLSDVDVIYHLAAIASVNSSYENPHDTYETNVLGTLNILELCRLYDINKIVYASSYVYGKPHYLPIDENHMTNPTNPYSRSKLIGEELCKSYHDDFGIECIVLRPFNIYGPGQRSDFLIPMIISCIKSGEVIVRDPEPKRDFIYITDMIDAYIRAGEYEGDFDIFNIGYGESYSVKEIIEKIIKLHGSETRVIYRGERRRNEIMDCYSSTKKAKDILGWSPHINIDEGLRLMINSLNPC encoded by the coding sequence ATGAGGCTTAGCGAAAAGCGAGTGATAATCACTGGCGCTAATGGATTCGTGGGCAGGCATCTGGTCAATGCGCTCAACGGAATGGGCTCGTCAGTCACATTGCTTAAGGACATCAATGGAAATAGCTTAGATATAAGGAAAAAGAATCTCATCAAAAGCAGTTTAGATTATTTAAGCGATGTAGATGTCATCTATCATCTAGCAGCGATAGCTTCGGTAAACTCATCATATGAGAATCCCCACGATACCTATGAGACAAATGTTCTGGGTACTTTAAATATATTGGAGCTTTGCCGATTATATGATATAAATAAAATTGTTTATGCAAGTTCTTATGTTTATGGGAAGCCGCATTATCTGCCCATCGACGAAAATCACATGACGAATCCAACCAATCCATATTCGAGAAGCAAGTTGATTGGCGAAGAACTCTGCAAATCATATCATGATGATTTTGGAATAGAATGTATAGTTCTCAGGCCGTTCAATATCTATGGGCCCGGTCAAAGATCCGATTTTCTGATCCCAATGATTATATCCTGCATTAAAAGCGGAGAAGTTATCGTGAGAGACCCAGAACCCAAAAGGGATTTCATTTACATTACCGACATGATCGATGCCTATATCAGAGCAGGCGAATACGAAGGCGATTTTGATATATTTAATATCGGATATGGGGAGAGCTATAGCGTTAAGGAGATAATTGAAAAAATTATAAAGCTACATGGATCAGAGACCAGGGTAATTTACCGAGGAGAAAGGCGCAGAAACGAGATAATGGACTGCTATTCGAGCACCAAAAAGGCTAAAGATATCCTTGGCTGGAGCCCCCACATTAATATAGATGAGGGCTTGAGACTGATGATAAATAGCCTGAATCCATGCTGA
- a CDS encoding glycosyltransferase family 2 protein — protein sequence MERQMRGHAGDGDELASIIIVLYNSSRYIEPCIESIMRQDYPHEIIAVDNNSRDDSCQILKEKYPHVRLIKNQENAGYGAGNNEGVKYASGKYIVILNPDTIVEERWLRELIEPLRNEDKLITTPKILTYDGELINTCGAINHFSGLTFTRGLGCPIDMPFCKTRVSGFSGCSFAIRRDLYLSLGGFDQRFFMYNDDADLSWRANLNGFKILYIPQSTVKHDYTLKMSPKKLYHLEKGRYTILRKYLSTECLLLLGPSLLITEILTFGFASRHGMAYLYNKMLAMLHGLTDEITPVKGNSHLLIGSLDDRIPDDQLTTYKLDVFIIRSINFIYSFNFSCLKAIKMSYQKQIEKRVLQISHRLLNNPVD from the coding sequence ATGGAGAGACAAATGAGAGGGCACGCCGGAGACGGGGACGAATTAGCCAGCATAATAATAGTCCTTTACAATAGCAGTCGCTATATTGAACCATGCATTGAATCTATCATGAGGCAGGACTATCCTCATGAGATCATTGCAGTCGATAATAATTCCAGAGATGATAGCTGCCAGATCCTGAAGGAAAAATACCCCCATGTCAGGCTGATCAAAAATCAGGAGAATGCTGGTTATGGGGCAGGAAATAATGAAGGAGTTAAATATGCATCTGGCAAATATATCGTCATTCTCAATCCTGATACCATTGTGGAAGAGAGATGGTTAAGAGAGCTCATCGAACCATTAAGAAATGAGGATAAACTCATCACCACTCCTAAAATCCTTACATATGACGGTGAGCTTATCAATACCTGTGGCGCTATCAATCATTTCTCAGGCTTAACTTTCACCAGAGGATTGGGATGTCCCATTGATATGCCATTCTGCAAAACGCGGGTTAGCGGATTCTCTGGTTGCTCTTTTGCAATTAGACGAGATCTCTACTTAAGCCTTGGCGGTTTTGATCAGAGATTTTTCATGTATAATGATGATGCTGATTTGTCGTGGAGAGCCAATTTAAACGGATTCAAAATACTATATATCCCTCAATCGACTGTCAAGCACGATTATACTCTGAAAATGTCACCTAAAAAACTATACCATTTAGAGAAAGGAAGATACACAATCCTGAGAAAATACCTCTCCACAGAGTGTTTGTTGCTGCTTGGTCCTTCTTTGCTGATCACAGAAATACTAACATTCGGCTTTGCCTCAAGACATGGCATGGCATATTTATATAATAAGATGCTTGCCATGTTGCATGGCTTAACGGATGAAATCACGCCTGTTAAAGGAAATTCTCACCTTCTGATTGGTTCATTAGATGATAGGATTCCGGATGATCAACTGACCACATACAAGCTGGATGTCTTTATCATAAGGTCAATTAATTTTATATATTCATTTAACTTTTCTTGTCTAAAGGCCATAAAGATGTCGTATCAAAAGCAGATCGAGAAGAGAGTGTTGCAGATATCTCATAGATTGCTGAATAATCCCGTTGATTGA